The DNA sequence ATTCTGGTTTTGATGTTGTAGATGTTAATTTTACTAATATGGATTCTATTTCAAAATCGCTTGATGTATTGGTTTTAGCTGATCCAAAGCATGCGTATTCTGAGAAAGAACTGCAAAGCATACATACTTATATCAGTCGTGGTGGAAATATGTTAATTTCAGGGGAACCAGGAAAGCAAGACGTTTTAAATCCGGTATTAGATACTTTTGGAGTAGAGTTTTTAGATGGGGTGTTATTGCAAGAGAGTGAGAATTTTGAACTTGATTTAATTCAAAGTCAATTTACAGAACAAGAAACGCTGTCTCAATTTAAATTTTATAAAGATGCTATTGTGGTTAACCCAAAAGCTATGGGTATTGCTTATACCGATTCTACAGATTTTGAAATAACACCCATTTTAGTGAGTAATAAAGAAAATACTTGGAATAAGATGCCACCGTTTGATTTAAATACTCAAAAAATAGTATTTGATAGTGTTTCAGAAAAACGTATCCAAGTTCCTATTATTATGGCTTTAACTAGAATGGTAAAAGACTCCATTAATCAAAAAATAATAATCTCTGGAGATGCCGATTTTATGACTAATGCCCAAGCGAATAGAAACACTCCAAGAAATGTAAATATGCCACTTGCGCTTCGGTTTTTTAAATGGTTTTCAAATAATGAATATGCTGTTTCAACAGGCAGACCTAAAGCTATTGATACAAGAATAAAAATAAATAGAGATGGAATTTTCTGGCTTAAAATAATACTTTTAGGTATTGTACCAATAACCATTGCAGCCTTTGGTATTTCCATTTTAATTAAAAGACATCAAAACTAAATTAAACTAAAAAATGAAAAAAATAATTGGGTTATTATTAATGGCAATGAGTATTTCTAGTATTGCTCAAGATATAAATTTAAACGATCCTCTACCTATAAACAAAAGCATAAAAAAAGGTGTTTTACCAAATGGCATGACCTACTATTTAAAAAGTACTGATGTCACAAAAGGTGTAGCAAGTTATTATATTATCCAAAATGTGGGGTCAGTTTTAGAAAAGGATAACCAACGTGGTTTGGCTCATTTTTTAGAGCATATGGCCTTTAATGGGACAAAAAACTTTAAAGGTAAAGGCATTTTAGATACCATGGAAAAACATGGATTAGTTTTTGGACGTGATATTAATGCTTATACGGCGTTTGATGAAACAGTATATAATATAAACAACATACCAACTACACCAGAACTTATTGATACGGGCTTGTTAATATTACATGATTGGTCTAACTATTTATCCCTTTTGGATGAGGAGGTAGATGCTGAACGTGGGGTTATTAAAGAAGAGTGGAGAACACGCCAAAATGGGGGTATGCGTATCTTACAGCAATCGCTTACAACTATGTTTAATAATAGCCTTTATTCACATAGATTGCCAATAGGTTTAATGGATGTTGTTGACAATTTTGAATATGAACAATTACAGGACTTTTATCACGATTGGTATAGAACAGATTTGCAAGCTATTGCTATTGTTGGTGATATTGATATTGATCAGTTTGAAGCTAAAATAAAAGCAGTATTCTCAAATATTCCAGCTGTTGATAATCCTATAGAACGTATCAATGTTGAGGTTCCTGATAATGATAATATGCTATACGTTATGGCTATGGATGAGGAGGTAACAACATCATCTATTGCTTTTGGAATTAGACATCCAAAATCTCTTAAAGATGAAACTGTAAGGGATTTAAAGGAGTCGTTACTTAATAACATGGTGACTAATATGTTGGCTAAAAGGCTTACAGAACTTTCCATAAAACCGGATGCTACTTATTTAGCAGCAAGAATAAGTTATGGACAACATACAAGAACTACAAATGTGTTTAATATTTCTATTTCTCCAAAACAAAACCAACAACAGGAGGCTTTTAAATCGGTGTTAAGTGAAGTTGTAAGAGCCGTTAAATTTGGTTTTGCAGATGCTGAAATAGCACGTACTGTTACCGAGTTTAAAAACTTTTATGAAAATAAAATTATCAACGAGGATGACATGTCTCATGGGCGTATTGTTTCCATTATAAAAAATAATTATTTAAACAACTCCACCATTGTAGATATTAAAAAAGAGTACGAACTAATAAATTTAATTTTTAGTACATTAAAAAACAGTGAACTGCATGATGCTATAAAGAAATTGTATAAACAAAACAATAGATTTTTAACAGTTACAGGTGTTAAAGGAAAAGATAATTTAACAGAAGAAGAGGCTTTAAGTATTATTACTACCGTGGAAAATGATACAAGTTTAATAGCGTATACTGATGATTTTGCTGGTAAAACATTAATTACAGATGTAGATATTAATTCAGGAAGTATTATTTCAACTGAAGAAAATGAGATTTTAGAATCAACAACATTTATATTAAGCAATGGTGTAAAAG is a window from the Pseudalgibacter alginicilyticus genome containing:
- a CDS encoding M16 family metallopeptidase; protein product: MKKIIGLLLMAMSISSIAQDINLNDPLPINKSIKKGVLPNGMTYYLKSTDVTKGVASYYIIQNVGSVLEKDNQRGLAHFLEHMAFNGTKNFKGKGILDTMEKHGLVFGRDINAYTAFDETVYNINNIPTTPELIDTGLLILHDWSNYLSLLDEEVDAERGVIKEEWRTRQNGGMRILQQSLTTMFNNSLYSHRLPIGLMDVVDNFEYEQLQDFYHDWYRTDLQAIAIVGDIDIDQFEAKIKAVFSNIPAVDNPIERINVEVPDNDNMLYVMAMDEEVTTSSIAFGIRHPKSLKDETVRDLKESLLNNMVTNMLAKRLTELSIKPDATYLAARISYGQHTRTTNVFNISISPKQNQQQEAFKSVLSEVVRAVKFGFADAEIARTVTEFKNFYENKIINEDDMSHGRIVSIIKNNYLNNSTIVDIKKEYELINLIFSTLKNSELHDAIKKLYKQNNRFLTVTGVKGKDNLTEEEALSIITTVENDTSLIAYTDDFAGKTLITDVDINSGSIISTEENEILESTTFILSNGVKVHYKFVDKNKNDVRLKAISYGGLSLLKDADLPSANLLGNVIQYSGLGNYSATDLPKILAGKTANASISLNNLTENIQGAAVTKDVETMLQMVYLRFVKPRFDIEGYDVIMQNVKNYQIRRSENINEKMKDSLVIALYGNDNPKHRIFNDDFINEISFERIKSIYKDRFSNAADFEFFIVGDVEKEILMPLLEKYIASIPTNKEHELWKNNSTSWKDSIIKKDIFLKMEDPKTSVRITYKNDYDYSLKASIVASALGDILQLRFTETLREEEGGTYGASVGASVSKRPAEEASISVNFDCNPDKAQTLIDIVHQEINKIAEGNIEQLDLDKTLTNYIKGRKQQKDYNSYDMTWLTTFYREGYDINDPNNFDHIVNGITKDDIQNFTKIVLKDAKSYQVVFKPLK